In Rhodanobacter denitrificans, the sequence TGCATCTGGGCAAGTGCCCACTGCACATTGCGCACGGCCGCATCGAGATAGCGCGGCTCCTGCAAGACCTGGCTGGCCCTGGCCAGCGCAAACGCCACGCGCGTGTTGTAGGTATTCACGCCGTGGGCGGCAAACGGCGAAGCGTGGCGACGCCATGCGCCATCAGGGTCCTGGGCGGCCACCAGCCAGTCGGCCGCACGCATCGCCGAGTCATGCAAGCGCGCATCTTGCGTCTGCTGCCACGCGGACAGCCAGCCGAACAACACCTGTCCCGTATTGAAGATGGTTGGCACAACCTGCGTTGCGTCCATCGTGCCCGCACGCACGCCCCCTTCAGGAAGCTGGATCGCGGTTTCCCACTCGGCCATGCGAATGGCGCGCTCCCGATACTCAGGTTGACCGGAAAACTGCGCGTAGCGCAGGAAGGTTGGAATGATGTAACCGGTGGTTTCCGGATAGGCGCCAGCCCACTGCCGCTTCGTCGCATCGTAATAGGCGCTGACGCCGCCGCTGCCGGTGGCATCCTGGGCGCGCGCCAGCCATTCGGCGGCAGCCTGCAAGCCAGCCTGCGCATCGACGACAGGGCGCGTCCATGGTCTGGGCAAGAGTCTCGCGACCACGTTCATGACTCGCTCCCGGCCACCGGTGATCCCGGCACCCTCTTCGCAGTTCGGCTGAGCAGCGCGCGACGGACATGCCGCAGGCCTTGCACCAGGCACGGCA encodes:
- a CDS encoding beta-L-arabinofuranosidase domain-containing protein; this translates as MNVVARLLPRPWTRPVVDAQAGLQAAAEWLARAQDATGSGGVSAYYDATKRQWAGAYPETTGYIIPTFLRYAQFSGQPEYRERAIRMAEWETAIQLPEGGVRAGTMDATQVVPTIFNTGQVLFGWLSAWQQTQDARLHDSAMRAADWLVAAQDPDGAWRRHASPFAAHGVNTYNTRVAFALARASQVLQEPRYLDAAVRNVQWALAQMHPNGWLENNDLEDNERPLTHTIAYATRGMLEVGLIAANHTFVDAAARVAQAVARTQRRDGALPGRLDSAWRAASRWTCVTGNAQMAIIWQRLARETGERSWLPAAEDANRFNLSIQNLAAADGGVRGALPGSHPRSGGYMRNRYPNWAAKFCMDALMLQLEVG